A single genomic interval of Drosophila virilis strain 15010-1051.87 chromosome 2, Dvir_AGI_RSII-ME, whole genome shotgun sequence harbors:
- the LOC6630160 gene encoding serine protease gd: MEMLLLLSSIFLPLLGLISPNSAQNLPDIACPQYFEYLSFNQQFIGHISIRHDPQYEINELFVEFSQRGAYQWDFSGNIALLDDQETTKSRLRDGEPINYRVDFPIPSFPPKLTQIRLNNMVLCSASGYPRPKTAITLMHSLRSTTVPLAFLDTRRVTPGANQQWQFGPSVQPQEQTIYNIEETQVPELATPRPTPVVRPQANFSSRVEPRPELIDQSLSTVCGRERAVTTPLIFQGEQLQRGQLPWLVGLLERATDNALIFFCGGSLISSWTVLSAAHCFRFPGRDLPASQTIVSLGRNTIDIVSDGELREVTQLLYHDEYIPFRANADMVLIRLAKQITFNDFIVPICLWNENFPLQLPSGYKTYVAGWGADENGNVNTKFSKITDTNIVTESDCLREMVRSLVQPNTICAKRNGAGPCASDGGGGLMLRENNVWLLRGVISLGTHKNNTCDLSRPSLYTDVAKHIAWVRQNMWE, translated from the exons ATGGAaatgctgttgctattgtccAGCATCTTCTTACCTCTTCTTGGGTTAATATCGCCAAATTCTGCTCAGAATTTGCCGGATATCGCCTGTCCGCAGTACTTTGAGTATCTGTCATTCAATCAGCAGTTTATAGGCCACATTTCGATACGACATGACCCTCAATATGAAATTAACGAGCTTTTTGTGGAGTTCTCACAGCGCGGCGCTTATCAATGG GATTTTTCTGGCAATATAGCACTGCTGGACGATCAGGAGACAACAAAATCCCGTTTACGCGATGGCGAACCCATTAACTATCGCGTTGACTTTCCCATACCCAGCTTCCCGCCCAAATTAACACAAATCAGGCTCAACAATATGGTGCTCTGCAGTGCATCAGGAT ATCCGCGACCGAAAACAGCAATCACACTCATGCATTCATTGCGTTCCACAACGGTGCCGCTTGCCTTCTTGGACACACGGCGTGTTACGCCGGGTGCTAACCAACAGTGGCAATTCGGACCGTCCGTTCAGCCTCAAGAGCAGACTATTTATAATATTGAGGAGACTCAAGTGCCGGAGTTGGCAACTCCCAGGCCAACTCCTGTGGTACGACCGCAAGCTAATTTCAGCAGTAGAGTGGAGCCAAGACCTGAGCTGATTGACCAGTCGCTAAGTACTGTTTGTGGTCGCGAAAGAGCTGTGACGACGCCGCTGATCTTCCAAggggagcagctgcagcgcggCCAGCTGCCCTGGCTTGTTGGTCTCCTTGAGCGTGCTACGGATAATGCCCTGATTTTCTTCTGTGGCGGCTCGCTCATCTCGTCCTGGACAGTGTTATCGGCGGCACACTGCTTCCGATTTCCAGGCCGCGATCTGCCGGCCAGCCAAACAATCGTCTCCTTGGGACGCAACACCATCGATATCGTTTCGGATGGCGAGTTGCGTGAAGTAACGCAGCTGCTTTACCACGATGAATACATCCCGTTTAGAGCAAATGCAGATATGGTGCTCATCAGGCTAGCCAAGCAAATCAC CTTCAATGATTTCATTGTTCCCATTTGCCTTTGGAACGAGAACTttccgctgcagctgccgtcAGGCTATAAGACTTATGTGGCCGGTTGGGGTGCCGATGAGAATGGCAATGTCAACACGAAATTCTCTAAAATCACGGACACAAACATTGTCACAGAATCCGACTGTCTGCGCGAGATGGTACGTTCCCTGGTTCAGCCGAACACGATCTGTGCCAAGCGAAATGGTGCCGGTCCATGCGCCAGCGATGGAGGCGGCGGCTTGATGCTTAGGGAGAACAATGTCTGGCTATTGCGTGGGGTCATCTCGCTTGGCACGCACAAGAATAATACCTGTGATCTCTCCCGGCCTTCCCTTTACACCGATGTGGCCAAGCACATTGCCTGGGTGCGCCAGAACATGTGGGAATAG
- the LOC6630159 gene encoding serine protease 42: MEQLLVVPGIFITLLFLTWPSAAQRVPPVACPQYFEYLSFNQEYVGRIAVRHDPRYQENTLSVQFSQRSRLNSDYVGSLTLWDDEQVNKFNLRNGNPIKYRIDFPTPEELPKLTLVMINDVVLCRASPYPPSSVTLSLSHSLRSTTSPLFIQQPQFVQQTNVRPVQRPQRPFWQDTFVEPEPEERPTFRIPQPPAPAPATPPPSPPASSRPPTQPSRAQPRPSVVPNTSVQGLTQLGGICGREGPITSPLIHHGTQVRRGQLPWMVALYERGGDGLRFFCGGTLISASTVLSAAHCFLYTDRNLPANRAVVSLGRNTLDLVSDGLLREVSVLVLHEEYAPQNYTDADIALLKLASPVSFGEFIKPICLWSENFLLQLPSGYKSYVAGWGSDENGNVNTRVAKMTDTDIVTESECLRNLRSTEGLRLVTPNTICAGNKQAAGPCSGDSGGGLMLQENNIWLLRGVVSAGQVYTNRCDLTQPVIYTDLARHIIWLREKIWL; encoded by the exons ATGGAACAGCTATTAGTGGTGCCCGGCATTTTTATAACACTGCTGTTCTTAACTTGGCCCAGTGCAGCTCAACGAGTGCCGCCCGTGGCCTGCCCACAATACTTTGAGTACCTGTCGTTCAATCAGGAGTATGTGGGCCGTATCGCAGTACGGCATGATCCAAGGTACCAGGAGAATACACTCAGTGTTCAGTTCTCGCAGCGTAGCCGCTTAAACTCG GATTACGTTGGCAGCCTCACACTGTGGGACGACGAGCAGGTAAACAAGTTTAATCTGCGCAATGGTAACCCCATAAAATATCGCATTGATTTTCCCACACCTGAAGAGCTGCCCAAGCTGACGCTGGTGATGATCAACGATGTCGTCTTATGCAGAGCATCGCCAT ATCCTCCCAGCAGTGTTACGCTCTCCTTGTCTCATTCGCTGCGCTCAACGACGTCGCCTTTATTTATTCAGCAGCCTCAATTTGTACAGCAAACAAATGTCCGACCGGTGCAGCGGCCGCAGCGCCCATTTTGGCAAGACACTTTTGTAGAGCCCGAGCCGGAGGAGCGACCCACATTCCGTATCCCACAACCACCTGCCCCGGCTCCAGCAACACCACCACCATCACCACCAGCGTCATCGCGTCCTCCAACTCAACCTTCCAGGGCACAGCCTAGACCATCAGTAGTACCCAACACAAGTGTCCAGGGACTGACGCAGCTCGGTGGAATTTGTGGGCGCGAAGGGCCTATCACATCGCCGCTTATCCATCATGGCACGCAGGTGCGCCGCGGACAGTTGCCTTGGATGGTGGCACTGTACGAGCGTGGCGGAGATGGTCTGCGCTTTTTCTGTGGCGGCACTCTCATCTCCGCCTCAACGGTGCTGTCGGCGGCGCACTGCTTCCTTTACACTGATCGAAATCTGCCCGCCAACCGAGCTGTCGTCTCTCTGGGTCGCAACACACTGGATCTGGTGTCGGATGGCCTGCTGCGGGAGGTATCTGTGCTGGTCCTACATGAAGAATATGCGCCACAAAACTATACAGATGCGGACATAGCGTTGCTCAAGCTGGCATCTCCAGTGAG CTTTGGTGAATTTATCAAGCCCATATGCCTGTGGAGCGAAAACTTTCTGCTGCAGTTGCCTTCGGGCTATAAGTCCTATGTGGCTGGCTGGGGCTCCGATGAGAATGGAAACGTGAACACGCGTGTGGCCAAGATGACAGATACGGATATTGTTACTGAGTCAGAATGTTTGCGCAACCTGAGGTCGACCGAAGGCCTCAGACTCGTCACGCCGAACACAATTTGTGCGGGCAACAAACAGGCCGCCGGCCCCTGCAGCGGTGACTCCGGCGGTGGCCTTATGCTCCAGGAGAACAATATCTGGCTGCTGCGCGGAGTCGTCTCGGCCGGCCAGGTGTATACCAACCGCTGTGATCTAACACAACCTGTCATCTATACAGATCTAGCCAGGCATATTATCTGGCTGCGCGAGAAGATCTGGCTATAA